One window from the genome of Haliaeetus albicilla chromosome 26, bHalAlb1.1, whole genome shotgun sequence encodes:
- the LOC104317015 gene encoding uncharacterized protein, translated as MAPFIIQALMQSSPALPCSTCAQAAHVVSRDFPSPWEMKGEEKPFAAGVQAVPAPAQLPTAQAEGSGSTEGLAHPGGAGSKCMLSNSTSTSLAMRKNTLNCQKWCFACTPVFPSRELHINPLAGTGCLCGHRHPFGFGETEAGAAPALLPPAPPCNGDGQNVPTRSERLRALDRAAAGKQVPLRSVLPLSGKGWGKKPKNQTLPYFAAAGQLGLQTLGATPLSCCRGENPAETPVKALRGPCAGAGSVSWDRAREGARGEGRPKPQRAQAPREARPPPRCGAGADPGRGLRGGTHRHPNAHPPSHAERHPRPGPAHAVLPARPRRTTTPGEPRAARQRPRRAGPGPAGLGRAGPGRAGTGGAGLHRDGTRPTGLGCHRDGPGRDRRGRAAPGRDGLHRAVLRTAAMQMSFYFSDTAVLLFDFWSVHTPTGMVLSVLVILLLSMFYEAIKMGKAVLLRRALLALPRSLSQESLVEPEEGGTGPTQGRWFRYHVGQTLFHVVQVVLGYMVMLAVMSYNAWIFLGAIAGSTLGYFMVYPLLGRG; from the exons ATGG CACCCTTCATCATTCAGGCCCTAATGCAGAGCTCGCCCGCCTTGCCCTGCAGCACGTGTGCCCAGGCTGCCCACGTCGTGTCCAG AGACTTCCCTTCTCCGTGGGAGatgaaaggggaagagaagccGTTTGCGGCCGGGGTGCAGGCGgttcctgctcctgcccagctgcccACAGCGCAGGCAGAGGGGTCAGGCAGCACCGAGGGTCTGGCACATCCCGGGGGTGCTGG CAGCAAATGCATGCTGAGTAACTCCACTTCCACCTCTCTGGCTATGAGGAAAAATACACTCAACTGCCAAAAGTGGTGTTTTGCCTGCACCCCTGTATTTCCAAGCAGGGAGTTACACATCAATCCCCTGGCAGGCACTGGGTGCCTCTGTGGGCATCGGCACCCATTTGGATTTGGGGAAACAGAGGCAGGGGCAGCTCCAgcgctccttcctcctgctcctccgTGTAATGGAGATGGCCAGAATGTGCCAACAAGGAGCGAGCGCCTGCGTGCTCTGGATAGAGCCGCAGCTGGGAAGCAAGTTCCCCTTCGGTCTGTCCTGCCTCTCTCCGGGaaaggctggggaaaaaaaccaaaaaaccaaacccttccgtattttgcagctgcagggcagctgggaTTGCAAACACTCGGTGCCACCCCGCTCTCCTGCTGCCGTGGGGAAAACCCCGCAGAAACACCCGTGAAGGCTTTGAGGGGCCCctgtgctggtgctggcagCGTGAGCTGGGACCGAGCTCGGGAGGGGGCGAGGGGCGAAGGGCGACCGAAGCCCCAGCGGGCTCAGGCCCCCAGGGAGgcccggccccctccccgctgcGGCGCCGGGGCTGACCCGGGGAGGGGGttgcggggggggacacacagacaCCCCAACGCCCACCCACCCAGCCACGCAGAGAGACAcccacggcccggcccggcccacgCCGTgctcccggcccggccccgccgcacTACAACTCCCGGGGAGCCCCGCGCCGCGCGTCAGCGCCCGCGACGGGCCGGGCCGGGACCGGCGGGGCTGggacgggccgggccgggccgggccgggacCGGCGGGGCTGGGCTGCACCGGGACGGGACGAGACCGACGGGGCTGGGCTGCCACCGGGACGGGCCGGGCCGGGaccggcggggccgggctgcACCGGGACGGGACGGGCTGCACCGGGCCGTGCTCCGCACCGCCGCCATGCAG ATGTCCTTCTACTTCTCGGACACGGCAGTGCTGCTTTTTGACTTCTGGAGCGTCCACACGCCCACCG GGATGGTGCTCTCGGTGCTGGTGATCCTGTTGCTGTCGATGTTTTACGAAGCCATCAAGATGGGCAAGGCCGTGCTGCTGCGGCGGGCgctgctggctctgccccgCAGCCTCAGCCAGGAGTCACTGGTGGAGCCGGAGGAGGGGGGCACCGGCCCCACGCAGGGCAG GTGGTTTCGGTACCATGTCGGCCAGACGCTGTTTCACGTGGTGCAGGTGGTGCTGGGCTACATGGTGATGCTGGCCGTCATGTCCTACAACGCCTGGATCTTCCTCGGGGCCATCGCGGGCTCCACACTGGGCTATTTCATGGTGTACCCCCTGCTCGGTCGGGGCTAG